One stretch of Astatotilapia calliptera chromosome 3, fAstCal1.2, whole genome shotgun sequence DNA includes these proteins:
- the LOC113013666 gene encoding basement membrane-specific heparan sulfate proteoglycan core protein-like encodes MFIGETIILQCEIQGGEDKEMTYEWKSPNPNIPETSSEYRISRLSVSHSGDYKCRGSSDYLLAKWSDPFTLIVLSNKPRATLRAQSSTIPAGGSVTLSCSVEGSAGWKFDWFRRDSVSSKAQLMRGNEANRVISVSQGGLYHCRGGRGDPVYYTEDSSEFIVEETSQTEKPRASLGGSVTLNCSVNDSARWRYYWFRRTSESSAAQRITNGTSSHTFSVAEGGIYYCRGGRGDPVFFTEDSVSVTIETNGPCMLLHFLNLLVVNIFAQP; translated from the exons ATGTTCATTGGTGAGACAATCATCCTTCAATGTGAGATCCAAGGAGGGGAAGACAAGGAGATGACATATGAATGGAAATCACCAAACCCAAACATCCCTGAAACATCCAGTGAATACAGGATCAGCAGATTATCAGTGTCCCACAGTGGAGACTACAAATGTCGGGGTAGCAGTGACTATCTCTTAGCAAAATGGAGTGACCCCTTCACACTGATTGTCTTGT CAAATAAACCCAGAGCCACACTGAGAGCACAAAGTTCAAccataccagcagggggcagtgtgacactgagctgctctgtggagggctCTGCTGGCTGGAAGTTTGACTGGTTCAGACGTGATTCAGTCTCTTCTAAAGCTCAGCTCATGAGAGGAAATGAAGCAAACAGAGTTATTAGTGTCTCACAAGGAGGTCTGTAccactgcagaggagggagaggagatccagtttactacacagaggacagcagtGAATTCATTGTGGAGGAAACCT CACAAACTGAAAAACCTCGGGCCTCACTGGGGGGCAGCGTGACCCTGAACTGCTCTGTGAACGACTCTGCAAGATGGAGATATTACTGGTTCAGACGTACCTCAGAGTCTTCTGCAGCCCAGAGAATAACAAACGGAACATCATCCCACACTTTCAGTGTCGCAGAAGGAGGCATCTATtactgcagaggaggaagaggagacccAGTTTTCTTCACAGAGGACAGTGTTTCAGTCACAATTGAGACAAATG GTCCTTGCATGCTACTGCATTTCCTCAACCTCCTGGTTGTGAATATTTTTGCCCAGCCATGA
- the LOC113018956 gene encoding high affinity immunoglobulin gamma Fc receptor I-like, translating to MRGNEANRVISVSQGGLYHCRGGRGDPVYYTEDSSDVTVRETLPSKPTVTLQPSWTQIYSGETVTVRCEIQGGEGAQWTYEWRAAKLNTPPTSNEYRIIRATESDSGGYSCRGRRDYFFSEWSDIITLTVSYKPKAKLRADNTAVPVGGSVTLTCSVSPSSSSGWKYYWYRDEKSSEAPTTQDAVFHSNGQISVSQEGLYRCRGGRGDPVYYTEDSQSVRIGKTVPIRPVVTLYPNWSEIYRGETITVRCEIHGGDTEWDYEWETNSMIKGPNQNEYRIRSASSSNSGNYRCKGRMKSSQHETTEWSDSVTLTVSDSK from the exons ATGAGAGGAAATGAAGCAAACAGAGTTATTAGTGTCTCACAAGGAGGTCTGTAccactgcagaggagggagaggagatccagtttactacacagaggacagcagtGACGTCACAGTTAGAGAAACTC TTCCCAGtaagcccactgtgaccctgcagccatcctggactcagatatacagcggtgagacagtcactgtcagatgtgagattcagggaggtgaaggagctcagtggacgtatgaatggagagcagccaagttaaacacacctccaacatccaatgaatacagaatcatcagagctactgagtctgacagtggaggatacagCTGCCGGGGCAGGAGGGACTATTTCTTCTCAGAGTGGAGTGATATCATCACACTGACTGTATCAT ataaaccaaaggccaaactgagagctgataacacagctgttccagtagggggcagtgtgaccctgacctgctctgtgagcccatcatcatcatctggatggaaaTACTACTGGTACAGAGATGAGAAATCCTCTGAAGCCCCGACCACACAAGATGCAGTTTTCCACTCAAATGGACAAATCAGTGTCTCACAGGAAGGACTCTacaggtgcagaggaggaagaggagatccagtttactacacagaggacagccaGTCAGTCAGGATTGGGAAAACTG TCCCAATCAGGCCTGTTGTGACTCTGTATCCAAACTGGTCTGAGATATACAGAGGAGAGAcgatcactgtcagatgtgagatccATGGAGGAGACACTGAGTGGGATTATGAGTGGGAAACAAACAGCATGATAAAAGGtccaaatcaaaatgaatacagGATTAGATCTGCTTCATCATCCAACAGTGGAAACTATCGCTGTAAGGGCAGAATGAAAAGTTCACAGCATGAaacaacagagtggagtgattcagtcacactgacagtttCTGACAGTAAGTAG